A stretch of the Photobacterium sp. CCB-ST2H9 genome encodes the following:
- a CDS encoding adenine nucleotide alpha hydrolase: MKPKKVIVSWSSGKDSTLTLLRLLENPDYEVAGLFTTYVGDEVPFQATPIAVVREQARLTGLPLLEIPLPQVFPANDVYQSLVVAAIRNCGWEIGAVAFGDMFCNGIEAYRRSYIEPAGWECVFPLLGEDSHQLALEILDRGIQTILTTVDTHQLSGDFCGQQFGYPLLEQLSEGVDPCGEDGEFHTLVVSAPCFHGQLNISPLFVEREERFHYLRYQISASDSQ, encoded by the coding sequence ATGAAACCCAAGAAAGTGATTGTCAGTTGGTCCTCCGGTAAAGACTCGACCCTGACGCTGCTTCGCTTACTGGAAAACCCCGATTATGAGGTAGCAGGCTTGTTCACGACTTATGTCGGTGACGAAGTACCGTTTCAGGCGACCCCAATCGCTGTCGTTCGGGAGCAGGCGCGTCTCACTGGGCTGCCTTTGCTGGAAATTCCATTGCCGCAGGTTTTTCCTGCCAATGATGTTTACCAGTCGCTGGTGGTTGCGGCCATTCGAAACTGTGGATGGGAGATTGGCGCTGTCGCCTTTGGCGATATGTTCTGTAATGGCATTGAAGCTTATCGGCGGAGTTATATTGAGCCGGCTGGCTGGGAATGCGTGTTTCCTTTACTCGGTGAGGACAGCCATCAACTGGCGCTGGAAATTCTGGACAGGGGAATTCAAACCATACTGACAACAGTGGATACGCATCAGCTCAGTGGTGATTTTTGTGGACAACAGTTCGGATATCCATTGCTTGAACAGCTCTCTGAAGGTGTCGACCCATGCGGAGAAGACGGTGAGTTCCATACTCTGGTGGTGTCTGCCCCCTGTTTTCACGGGCAATTGAATATCAGTCCGTTGTTTGTAGAACGTGAGGAGCGCTTTCATTATCTCCGCTATCAGATCTCGGCCTCAGACTCACAGTAA
- the murI gene encoding glutamate racemase yields MKTILIFDSGVGGLSVYQEIYRQLPHYQYIYAFDDAAFPYGELDESTLIERTLHIVNTLVDKHQADLVVIACNTASTIVLPHLRAALSQPVVGVVPAIKPAAQLSQSKVVGVLATPATVKRQYTQSLIQEFAADCEVHLLGTTRLVEMAEMKLRGGRVDLPELAAILQPWESTAIDTVVLGCTHFPLMKEEIEAVFPQARHVIDSGNAIASRVKSLLAEEITRGEKAKVENLTYHTCDKSDHKALNESLLAMQLSQVRNLNYPRS; encoded by the coding sequence GTGAAAACCATCCTTATTTTTGATTCCGGTGTGGGTGGCCTGTCGGTATATCAGGAGATATACCGGCAACTGCCTCACTATCAATATATCTATGCGTTTGATGACGCCGCTTTTCCTTATGGTGAGCTGGATGAATCCACTCTGATTGAACGCACACTGCACATCGTCAATACGTTGGTTGATAAACATCAGGCTGATCTAGTGGTGATTGCCTGCAATACGGCAAGTACGATTGTGTTGCCTCACCTGAGAGCCGCTTTAAGTCAGCCGGTGGTTGGGGTTGTTCCTGCCATTAAACCTGCTGCGCAGCTGAGTCAGAGTAAAGTTGTGGGCGTGTTAGCGACACCGGCCACCGTGAAGCGTCAGTACACTCAGTCATTGATTCAGGAATTTGCTGCAGACTGCGAAGTGCATTTACTGGGCACGACCAGGCTGGTGGAAATGGCTGAAATGAAGTTACGTGGCGGAAGGGTGGATCTGCCTGAACTGGCCGCTATCCTTCAGCCGTGGGAATCGACGGCAATAGATACCGTGGTGCTGGGGTGTACTCATTTCCCGCTGATGAAAGAAGAGATTGAGGCAGTATTCCCGCAGGCGCGTCATGTCATTGACTCCGGGAATGCAATTGCAAGCCGGGTGAAGTCACTTTTAGCTGAAGAGATTACACGCGGCGAAAAGGCGAAGGTGGAAAATCTGACTTATCACACCTGCGACAAGTCAGATCATAAGGCACTGAACGAAAGTTTACTGGCGATGCAGCTCAGCCAGGTCAGAAATCTGAACTATCCTCGTTCTTAG
- a CDS encoding RNA-binding protein, producing MKLSNSHTMIIALITLVGAVIFSFISLTAAIAFALGAILSGFANFYLGSNQKDSTTTEDTQSSKTLYVGNLPYRANEGDVKELFAEYGEVFAVRLMKDKRTGKRRGFGFVVMNSKDADFAINKLNEKEFGQRTLKVREANEPKNEDSSDF from the coding sequence ATGAAACTTTCTAACTCACACACAATGATCATCGCGCTGATAACACTGGTTGGCGCTGTCATTTTTAGCTTCATTTCTTTAACCGCAGCGATTGCTTTTGCGTTAGGTGCCATCTTGTCGGGTTTTGCCAACTTCTATCTGGGCAGCAACCAAAAAGACAGCACAACTACAGAAGACACTCAAAGCAGCAAAACACTTTACGTTGGTAACCTGCCTTACCGGGCGAATGAAGGGGATGTCAAAGAGCTATTTGCGGAGTACGGTGAGGTGTTCGCTGTCCGCCTGATGAAAGACAAACGGACAGGAAAAAGACGCGGATTCGGTTTTGTCGTCATGAATAGCAAAGATGCAGACTTCGCTATCAATAAACTGAATGAGAAAGAGTTCGGTCAACGTACCCTCAAAGTCCGTGAAGCCAATGAGCCTAAGAACGAGGATAGTTCAGATTTCTGA